A genome region from Erigeron canadensis isolate Cc75 chromosome 3, C_canadensis_v1, whole genome shotgun sequence includes the following:
- the LOC122593468 gene encoding protein BOLA1, chloroplastic: MGSRGANVMLSRASRIKSKLQSVLEAKVLEVEDVSYQHAGHAAVKDNTNETHFNVKVVSGKFDGQNLVKRHRMVYDALADEMESGLHALSIVAKTPKEAGLN; this comes from the coding sequence ATGGGTTCCCGTGGAGCAAATGTAATGCTGTCAAGGGCAAGTAGGATCAAGTCAAAGCTTCAATCAGTGCTAGAGGCAAAGGTTTTGGAAGTGGAGGATGTGTCATATCAGCACGCGGGTCATGCTGCTGTTAAGGACAACACAAATGAGACTCATTTTAATGTGAAGGTCGTTTCTGGCAAGTTTGATGGGCAGAATCTTGTAAAACGACACCGTATGGTTTATGATGCATTGGCAGATGAGATGGAATCGGGTTTGCATGCACTTTCGATTGTTGCAAAGACTCCTAAAGAAGCTGGCCTCAATTGA
- the LOC122594615 gene encoding CCR4-NOT transcription complex subunit 1-like, with the protein MKNNGDCTVDLSTSQVVKTKDDIETEGNSYLGQYFSGKLTIDAMIQTMTGLRQSSNQRERSIFECMIANYFEEYKFFNRYPDRQLRLAALLLGSLIKNHLLTHLPLGIALRQVLDASRKPVDSKMYSFGITALEQFTERLKEWPMYCKHILKISHLRVTHSELVSFVEITLAGDTSHSLPANQHNSPVSQPNNEPETMAPPTVIPSGSF; encoded by the exons ATGAAGAACAATGGTGATTGTACTGTTGATTTATCAACATCTCAAGTAGTAAAAACCAAAGATGATATAGAGACAGAGGGAAATTCTTACTTAGGGCAATATTTCTCTGGTAAATTGACGATTGATGCAATGATTCAAACGATGACTGGGCTCAGGCAATCTTCTAACCAGAG GGAACGGTCGATATTTGAGTGCATGATTGCGAACTATTTTGAAGAATACAAGTTTTTCAACAGATACCCTGACAGACAACTTCGACTGGCTGCACTGCTCTTAG GATCGCTTATTAAGAATCACCTTCTGACCCATTTGCCTCTTGGTATTGCCTTGCGACAGGTTCTAGATGCATCGCGTAAACCTGTGGATTCTAAA ATGTATAGCTTTGGCATAACGGCACTGGAACAGTTTACAGAACGTCTTAAGGAGTGGCCTATGTACTgcaaacatatattaaaaatatcacATCTGCGTGTCACTCATTCAGAGCTTGTTTCTTTTGTCGAAATAACACTTGCCGGAGATACATCACATTCCCTCCCTGCTAACCAACACAATAGTCCTGTCTCACAACCAAACAATGAG CCAGAGACAATGGCACCGCCGACAGTAATTCCTTCTGGAAGCTTTTGA